One genomic window of Luteitalea pratensis includes the following:
- a CDS encoding winged helix-turn-helix domain-containing protein, with the protein MSDPAPAVYGFGEWRVDLTRRLVLRHDQPVPLPPRAFDTLLFLLQHRGRVVGKDELLQAVWPDTFVENNLNQSISALRRAFGERRGDHRFIATVAGRGYQFVAETHLAPPEATAVAPDPVVTGIAEPATSPVRTAVVRAGTANRRGMWTAVALVALSIVGGLGLTTWSWSKQSPGIPRRIAVLPFKALVPDAADTSLQFGMAEAIIGKLAALRDLTVRPMSAVRRYAAADQDPIDAGRELGVDAVLDGQVQRWGDRVRITARLVRVADDRQLWAGQFDEAFNDIFALQTSISEQVTRSLALTLTPGERTRLARRHTADPVAYQLYMKARVFAAQSNRDSMQRAIALLEDATARDSGYALAHAALAECYSRLPVTSDVPPLEAFPRARQAATHALQLDAELADAHVTLGWIALWHDWDWEASEAAFKRALALQADNASAHMGYGHLLSDLGRNDDARREADLALASDPVSALAMTLQGHFLYQSRRYEEEAQAVRQALDLAPDFWVAWVTLAKIDMTRGRRDAALEQLARAVELSGGSSEPLSLIAYAHALAGRRAEARRALQELETRARERYVPAYYVAVVHLGLGDTPATMRWLERAYTERDAHLVFLAADPKWDVLRRDAGFARLLKQLRLPLLGPENSGSTH; encoded by the coding sequence ATGAGCGATCCGGCTCCGGCGGTCTATGGATTTGGCGAATGGCGCGTGGACCTGACGCGCCGTCTCGTCTTGCGTCACGACCAGCCCGTGCCGCTTCCCCCACGCGCGTTCGATACCCTGCTCTTCCTCCTGCAACATCGTGGACGGGTCGTGGGCAAGGACGAACTGTTGCAGGCGGTCTGGCCTGACACGTTCGTCGAGAACAACCTGAACCAGAGCATCTCGGCCCTGCGACGCGCATTCGGCGAGCGGCGTGGAGATCACAGGTTCATTGCGACCGTCGCCGGACGCGGCTACCAGTTCGTCGCGGAAACACACCTCGCACCGCCGGAGGCGACCGCGGTCGCGCCAGACCCTGTCGTTACCGGCATTGCCGAGCCCGCAACATCACCGGTTCGCACTGCCGTCGTGAGGGCCGGCACGGCGAATCGCCGGGGCATGTGGACGGCAGTGGCGCTCGTTGCCCTGAGCATCGTTGGGGGGCTCGGGCTCACGACGTGGTCCTGGTCGAAGCAGTCGCCCGGTATTCCGCGACGCATCGCCGTCCTGCCATTCAAGGCCCTTGTGCCCGATGCGGCCGACACCTCGCTCCAGTTCGGCATGGCGGAGGCGATCATCGGCAAGCTGGCGGCGCTCCGCGACCTCACGGTGCGCCCGATGAGCGCGGTGCGGCGATACGCCGCGGCCGATCAGGACCCGATCGATGCAGGGCGCGAGCTTGGCGTCGATGCGGTCCTCGACGGGCAGGTGCAGCGCTGGGGCGACCGCGTCCGCATTACCGCCCGGCTCGTGAGAGTCGCCGACGACCGCCAGCTGTGGGCCGGTCAGTTCGACGAGGCGTTCAACGACATCTTCGCGCTACAGACGTCCATCTCGGAGCAGGTGACCCGCAGTCTCGCACTCACCCTGACGCCAGGTGAGCGGACGAGACTTGCCCGGCGCCACACCGCCGACCCGGTCGCTTATCAGCTGTACATGAAGGCGCGCGTGTTCGCAGCACAGTCCAATCGAGATTCGATGCAACGGGCGATAGCGCTGCTGGAGGACGCGACCGCTCGCGATTCGGGGTACGCGCTCGCTCACGCTGCGTTGGCGGAGTGCTACAGCCGCCTGCCGGTGACGAGCGATGTGCCGCCCCTCGAGGCGTTCCCGCGCGCGAGGCAGGCCGCCACGCACGCCCTGCAGCTGGATGCGGAACTGGCCGACGCACACGTGACGCTGGGGTGGATCGCGCTGTGGCATGACTGGGACTGGGAGGCCTCCGAAGCGGCGTTCAAGCGCGCGCTCGCGCTCCAGGCCGACAATGCCTCCGCGCACATGGGCTATGGCCACCTGCTCTCGGACCTCGGGCGTAATGACGATGCGCGGCGTGAGGCGGATCTGGCCCTTGCAAGCGATCCCGTCTCAGCGCTGGCGATGACGCTCCAGGGGCATTTCCTGTACCAGTCGCGCCGCTACGAGGAGGAGGCGCAGGCGGTGCGCCAAGCGCTCGATCTGGCGCCGGACTTCTGGGTGGCGTGGGTGACCCTGGCCAAGATCGACATGACACGAGGCCGTCGAGATGCGGCGCTCGAACAGCTTGCCAGGGCGGTGGAGCTTTCTGGCGGGTCGTCCGAGCCGCTTTCGCTGATTGCGTATGCGCACGCGCTCGCCGGCAGACGCGCTGAGGCAAGGCGCGCGCTGCAGGAACTGGAAACACGCGCCCGGGAGCGGTACGTCCCCGCGTACTACGTCGCAGTGGTCCATCTCGGGCTCGGCGACACGCCTGCCACGATGCGCTGGCTGGAACGCGCATACACCGAGCGGGACGCGCACCTCGTGTTCCTCGCCGCCGATCCGAAATGGGACGTGCTGCGCCGCGACGCTGGATTCGCACGACTCTTGAAGCAGCTGCGGCTGCCGTTACTCGGTCCTGAGAACAGCGGGTCAACCCACTGA
- a CDS encoding LLM class flavin-dependent oxidoreductase, which translates to MELGITSFGDRFPDPSTGHLVSEQQRMRDLVEEIALADQVGLDVYAVGEHHRRDFVVSAPAVVLAAAAARTSRIRLASAVTVLSSDDPVRAYQQYATVDLISNGRAEIIAGRGSFIESYPLFGQDLADYDALFAEKLDLLLRVRAQTQVTWRGRYRPPIDDRGVYPRAVQDPLPVWVGVGGTPASAERAGRLGLPMTLAIIGGMPARFRPYVDLHQDTAARAGHARPRLAINSHGYVAATSQQAADAFFPSYEVAMTGIGRERGWPPMTREAFESMREPQGALFVGSAAQVTDKILRQREILGFDRFLMHVSVGTMPHAQVMKAIELFGTEVAPAVRRALAA; encoded by the coding sequence ATGGAACTCGGCATCACCAGCTTCGGCGACCGCTTCCCGGACCCTTCGACCGGCCACCTCGTCAGCGAGCAGCAGCGGATGCGCGACCTGGTGGAGGAGATCGCCCTCGCCGACCAGGTTGGGCTCGACGTCTACGCCGTCGGCGAACACCATCGACGCGACTTCGTGGTTTCGGCTCCGGCCGTGGTGCTGGCGGCCGCCGCGGCGCGCACATCGCGAATCCGCCTGGCCAGCGCCGTCACCGTGCTGAGCTCTGACGACCCGGTGCGTGCCTACCAGCAGTACGCCACGGTCGACCTGATCTCGAACGGCCGCGCCGAGATCATCGCCGGCCGGGGCTCCTTCATCGAGTCCTACCCGCTGTTCGGGCAGGACCTTGCCGACTATGACGCGCTGTTTGCCGAGAAACTGGACCTGCTGCTCCGCGTGCGGGCCCAGACACAGGTGACATGGCGCGGCCGGTATCGGCCGCCGATCGACGACCGCGGCGTGTATCCGCGCGCCGTCCAGGACCCATTGCCCGTCTGGGTCGGCGTCGGCGGCACGCCGGCATCGGCCGAACGTGCCGGGCGCCTCGGCCTGCCAATGACCCTGGCGATCATCGGCGGTATGCCGGCACGTTTCCGGCCATACGTGGACCTCCACCAGGACACCGCCGCGCGGGCCGGACACGCCCGTCCGCGACTCGCCATCAACTCGCACGGATACGTCGCAGCCACGTCGCAGCAGGCCGCCGACGCGTTCTTCCCCTCGTACGAAGTAGCGATGACCGGCATCGGCCGCGAACGCGGTTGGCCGCCGATGACGCGCGAGGCATTCGAATCGATGCGAGAGCCACAGGGCGCGCTCTTTGTCGGCAGCGCCGCGCAGGTCACCGACAAGATCCTGCGGCAGCGCGAGATCCTGGGCTTCGACCGTTTCCTGATGCACGTAAGCGTCGGGACGATGCCCCACGCGCAGGTGATGAAAGCGATCGAGCTGTTCGGGACAGAAGTTGCGCCCGCGGTCCGGCGCGCGCTCGCAGCGTGA
- a CDS encoding tetratricopeptide repeat protein gives MSRSTRQRRSVAPPAAPEAQGTYRWRWPLILLGLVLALKTALALTLAGHPLLQPEGELDAGEYWRLAQRVVAGDVLLTGTSFYVSPLYIYWLAFAQAMTGARVAGVLVLQAGLGTLAVWLTARTAALWVADDMRVRAAVVAGGALALTGIVALQEALILQAALDAMLMSAFAYGCSRALQEPSARRWACSGIILALLATNRPNAWLLGVILLLGAWRRGGVLQERGDRLRAATAVALGALVVLAPFTVRSRIATGAWQVLPGHGGLNFYIGNHAAANGTYTVVDGVRPSIAGQRDDMRRVAEQAAGRPLSDAAVSSHFVRQSLAWWRRAPVDAIGLFAYKLWLTTHAWELPVNVSYAWFREQVLLLTFLPVGAWLLVPLGLAAAIGGHVAVPVLHQGAWRWFRWLLPAYLVSVAIFFVVDRYRAPALVFGAISVGILASMWRSSDQPPEISGAFAAMAVAGVVLAAGLVPLPFHLGEADADTRMALHAIDSGRDAEGRAWLDRAVARHPAPGVAWFRAGLAWQARNQLADAERALREAHRLDPDVSDVAFALGEVLISEGKGAEAVPLLEQAERGGVRPDRARLDLALARWQAGDEPGARATLAAGVPPEALPLLRARALASVEAGRVNLAAWLLTEHRRYVRDDAEVTEKLGLMMARGGDVTAAAALFEEALRLDASDATARFNLAIARVQQGRRLEAIALLREALRIDPTYAQAAGALRELLAAQ, from the coding sequence GTGTCCCGTTCGACCCGCCAGCGCCGTTCGGTTGCCCCGCCCGCTGCGCCTGAGGCGCAGGGCACATACCGATGGCGCTGGCCGCTGATCCTGCTCGGGCTGGTGCTTGCCCTCAAGACGGCGCTAGCACTCACACTGGCTGGACATCCGCTGCTCCAACCCGAAGGCGAGCTCGACGCGGGCGAGTACTGGCGCCTTGCGCAGCGGGTCGTGGCTGGCGACGTCCTGCTGACCGGGACTTCGTTCTACGTGTCACCCCTGTACATCTACTGGCTGGCGTTCGCCCAGGCCATGACCGGCGCCCGCGTCGCGGGCGTGCTCGTGCTGCAGGCCGGGCTCGGCACGCTGGCGGTGTGGCTGACGGCGCGGACCGCCGCCCTGTGGGTGGCCGACGACATGCGCGTCCGCGCGGCGGTCGTGGCCGGCGGCGCGCTCGCGCTCACGGGCATCGTCGCGTTGCAGGAGGCGCTCATCCTTCAGGCCGCGCTCGATGCGATGCTCATGTCGGCCTTCGCCTACGGGTGCAGCCGGGCGCTACAGGAGCCGTCAGCCCGAAGGTGGGCGTGCAGCGGCATCATCTTGGCGCTGCTGGCGACAAATCGACCAAACGCGTGGCTACTGGGTGTCATCCTCTTGCTGGGCGCATGGCGTCGCGGCGGGGTGCTGCAGGAGCGGGGCGACCGCCTTCGCGCCGCGACAGCAGTCGCGCTCGGTGCGCTCGTCGTGCTCGCGCCGTTCACGGTCCGCTCGAGAATCGCCACCGGCGCATGGCAGGTGCTGCCGGGGCACGGCGGGCTGAATTTCTACATCGGCAACCACGCGGCCGCCAACGGCACGTACACCGTGGTGGACGGCGTCCGGCCGTCCATCGCGGGCCAGCGCGACGACATGCGACGCGTTGCGGAACAGGCGGCGGGCCGTCCGCTCTCGGACGCCGCGGTGTCGTCGCACTTCGTCCGGCAGTCGCTTGCATGGTGGCGACGCGCGCCCGTCGATGCCATCGGCCTGTTCGCGTACAAGCTGTGGCTGACGACACACGCGTGGGAATTGCCGGTCAACGTGAGTTACGCGTGGTTCCGCGAGCAGGTGCTGCTGCTGACGTTCCTGCCGGTCGGCGCGTGGTTGCTCGTTCCGCTCGGCCTCGCGGCGGCCATCGGCGGGCACGTGGCCGTGCCGGTGCTCCACCAGGGCGCATGGCGCTGGTTCCGCTGGCTCCTGCCGGCCTACCTGGTAAGCGTGGCCATCTTCTTCGTCGTCGATCGCTACCGAGCTCCGGCCCTGGTGTTCGGCGCGATCTCCGTGGGGATTCTCGCGTCGATGTGGCGCTCGTCCGACCAACCACCCGAAATCAGCGGAGCCTTCGCCGCCATGGCCGTCGCAGGCGTGGTCCTGGCCGCCGGCCTCGTTCCACTGCCGTTCCACCTGGGCGAAGCGGACGCTGACACGCGTATGGCCCTGCATGCCATCGACAGTGGACGCGACGCGGAGGGGCGCGCCTGGCTGGATCGTGCTGTCGCTCGTCATCCGGCGCCGGGCGTCGCCTGGTTCCGCGCCGGGCTCGCCTGGCAGGCACGTAACCAGCTCGCCGATGCGGAGCGAGCCCTGAGGGAAGCCCATCGACTCGACCCCGACGTCAGCGACGTCGCGTTCGCGCTCGGCGAGGTACTCATCTCCGAAGGCAAGGGCGCCGAAGCCGTGCCCCTGCTGGAACAGGCCGAACGCGGCGGCGTGCGCCCCGATCGCGCCCGCCTCGATCTCGCCCTGGCGCGCTGGCAGGCCGGCGACGAACCGGGCGCGCGGGCGACGCTCGCGGCCGGCGTGCCACCCGAGGCGCTGCCGTTGCTGCGGGCACGCGCACTGGCGTCGGTCGAGGCGGGCCGTGTGAATCTCGCGGCCTGGCTCCTCACGGAGCATCGTCGCTACGTCAGAGACGATGCCGAAGTGACTGAAAAGCTGGGGCTGATGATGGCTCGCGGTGGTGACGTGACCGCCGCAGCCGCCCTGTTCGAGGAGGCCTTACGGCTCGATGCTTCCGACGCGACCGCACGTTTCAACCTGGCGATCGCGCGCGTACAGCAAGGACGACGGCTCGAGGCGATCGCGCTGCTACGCGAGGCCTTGCGCATCGATCCGACGTACGCGCAGGCCGCGGGCGCGCTGCGTGAACTGCTCGCCGCACAGTAG
- a CDS encoding M61 family metallopeptidase — translation MLRLVLLLLASIACLPMTTEAQTAGAATGARPGAADPITYTLRFPDAPRHYVDVEASFPAAGQKRIELMMAVWTPGSYLVREYARHVEGLEVVRPSGVAAPIKTRKNRWAIDTGGASRVVVRYRVYGREMTVRTNWIESRFALLQGPATYLTLVGGLHRPHQVTLDLPAAWTRAMSGLPEMDGRPHTFEAADYDTLVDGPIVAGDLEVYEFTRSGKPHYLVNANEGGSWDGARAIGDVDRIVAEHEKLWGSLPYDKYVFVNMITEASGGLEHRNSSVLMTSRWAMGTRQAYVGWLNLVSHEFFHVWNVKRLRPAALGPFDYENENYTPSLWVSEGFTSYYGDLLVRRAGLSSDAEFFGALSSDIRGLETTPGRLVQPVTQSSYDAWIKQYRPDENSANTSVSYYAKGQVIAVLLDARIRLATNGQRSLDDVMRLAFARYAGTKGFTEAAFRSVITEVGGSELADVLARALDTTQPLEYQPLLDAYGLQFVPAESLATRGWLGITTRNDGGRLVVTQVRRDGPGAAAGVNVDDEILAIGDYRVRADQWDRRLDQYPPTTQAMLLVARRDELMRLEVTFGQEPGNAWRLAPRVAPSTAQLATRAAWLGGT, via the coding sequence ATGCTGCGTCTTGTCCTGCTCCTGCTGGCGTCGATCGCCTGCCTGCCCATGACCACTGAAGCCCAGACTGCCGGCGCCGCCACGGGCGCGCGACCGGGCGCCGCCGATCCGATCACGTACACGCTGCGCTTCCCCGATGCGCCGCGGCACTACGTCGACGTGGAGGCCTCGTTCCCTGCCGCCGGCCAGAAGCGCATCGAGTTGATGATGGCCGTATGGACGCCGGGGTCATACCTCGTGCGCGAGTACGCGCGACACGTCGAAGGACTCGAGGTCGTGCGGCCATCAGGGGTGGCTGCGCCGATCAAGACCCGCAAGAATCGCTGGGCCATCGACACTGGTGGCGCGTCGCGGGTGGTGGTGCGCTACCGGGTCTACGGCCGTGAGATGACGGTCAGGACGAACTGGATCGAGTCGCGGTTCGCACTGCTGCAGGGACCTGCCACCTACCTCACGCTCGTCGGCGGACTCCACCGCCCGCACCAGGTCACGTTGGACCTGCCAGCCGCCTGGACGCGCGCGATGTCCGGGTTGCCCGAGATGGACGGACGGCCGCACACGTTCGAGGCGGCCGACTACGACACGCTGGTGGATGGCCCGATCGTCGCCGGCGATCTCGAGGTCTACGAGTTCACCCGCAGCGGCAAGCCGCACTACCTGGTGAACGCCAATGAGGGCGGCAGCTGGGATGGCGCGCGCGCGATCGGAGACGTCGATCGGATCGTTGCCGAACACGAGAAGCTGTGGGGCTCGCTGCCATACGACAAGTACGTGTTCGTCAACATGATCACGGAGGCGAGTGGCGGCCTCGAGCACCGCAACTCCAGTGTGCTGATGACATCGCGCTGGGCGATGGGCACCCGGCAGGCCTACGTGGGCTGGCTGAACCTGGTCAGCCACGAGTTCTTCCACGTCTGGAACGTGAAGCGACTGCGGCCGGCAGCACTCGGCCCGTTCGACTACGAGAACGAGAACTACACGCCAAGCCTGTGGGTCTCGGAGGGCTTCACGTCCTATTACGGCGACCTGCTCGTGCGGCGCGCAGGCCTCTCGAGTGATGCGGAGTTCTTCGGGGCCCTGTCGTCGGACATCCGGGGCCTGGAGACCACGCCGGGACGCCTCGTGCAGCCGGTCACGCAGTCTTCGTACGACGCCTGGATCAAGCAGTACCGCCCCGATGAGAACTCTGCCAACACGTCGGTCAGCTATTACGCGAAGGGGCAGGTGATCGCCGTCCTGCTGGACGCTCGCATCCGGCTGGCCACCAACGGGCAGAGGTCCCTGGACGACGTGATGCGCCTGGCCTTCGCACGGTACGCGGGGACGAAGGGCTTTACCGAAGCCGCGTTCCGCAGCGTGATCACGGAGGTGGGCGGCAGCGAACTCGCGGACGTTCTGGCCCGCGCCCTCGACACCACACAACCGCTCGAATACCAGCCCTTGCTCGACGCCTACGGCCTGCAGTTCGTGCCGGCCGAAAGCCTCGCGACCCGGGGATGGCTTGGCATCACCACCCGCAACGACGGCGGCCGGCTGGTCGTGACGCAGGTGCGGCGCGACGGTCCTGGCGCCGCCGCGGGCGTCAACGTGGACGACGAGATCCTCGCCATCGGCGACTACCGTGTCCGCGCGGATCAGTGGGATCGGCGGCTCGATCAGTACCCGCCGACGACGCAGGCGATGCTGCTGGTGGCAAGGCGCGACGAGTTGATGCGACTGGAGGTCACCTTCGGCCAGGAGCCCGGCAACGCCTGGCGGCTCGCACCGCGGGTGGCGCCGTCGACGGCGCAACTCGCGACGCGGGCGGCGTGGCTCGGGGGGACGTAG
- a CDS encoding serine/threonine-protein kinase, translated as MLTPGDVLDGRYEILELLARGGMGAVYRARRILLGDDVAVKVLSTPDDASLRERFLRESRAAAQLRHPHIVGVLDYDIDAEGHPFLVMEYLNGPSLLQRVAVDRQLPVQEVLDIAGSLCSALQLAHDAGVVHRDLKPANVVSHEYMPGRYVYKVVDFGLVNVREIAGALKLTLDRQFLGTVAYASPEQLRGEPVDARSDIYSFSAMLYELLTGRPPFDHEDPFVVITKHLMKEPPPPRDLAPSMPEALEAVILRGLAKDPAQRPQSMDALSRALRESAVAGATPIAVLDAPPPTVRGYQLGAPISKGRLGSQIYLGTHKALGTAVAIRVLHRADVADWDAARDRFIREARAMQVVHPNVMHVRDFGEESDYVYVVTDLVLGKSLAQRLADDGPLPWPVLERFTSQLVDGVAALHRRGAFICGITPLTTRLTREDDEERLLVSSGGVSQVGELLGTVSVGVLRGTDLGESELPFVAPEILMGEAPTIASDLFTIGALAYMMATGSPPFLEPTLPQLMGAMLRQPPEPLSRIRQDVPQAFSDAIMKTLSPMPGERPADARSLALML; from the coding sequence GTGCTCACGCCAGGCGATGTGCTCGACGGTCGCTACGAGATTCTCGAGCTACTCGCCCGCGGCGGCATGGGCGCCGTCTACCGCGCCCGCCGGATCCTCCTCGGCGACGACGTCGCGGTCAAGGTCCTGAGCACCCCGGACGACGCATCACTCCGCGAACGCTTCCTGCGCGAGAGCCGCGCCGCGGCGCAGCTCCGGCACCCGCACATCGTCGGCGTCCTCGACTACGACATCGATGCCGAGGGTCACCCGTTCCTCGTCATGGAGTACCTGAACGGGCCCAGCCTGCTGCAGCGCGTGGCCGTGGATCGCCAGCTGCCGGTCCAGGAAGTGCTCGACATTGCCGGGTCCCTCTGCAGCGCCCTCCAACTGGCCCATGACGCCGGCGTCGTCCATCGCGACCTGAAACCCGCCAACGTCGTCAGCCACGAGTACATGCCCGGCCGATACGTGTACAAGGTGGTCGACTTCGGACTGGTGAACGTCCGCGAGATCGCCGGCGCGCTGAAGCTGACGCTGGATCGGCAATTCCTCGGGACGGTGGCCTATGCCTCACCCGAGCAGTTGCGCGGCGAGCCGGTCGATGCCCGCTCCGACATCTACAGCTTTTCCGCGATGCTGTACGAACTGCTCACCGGGCGGCCGCCGTTCGACCACGAGGACCCGTTCGTCGTGATCACGAAGCACCTGATGAAGGAGCCGCCGCCGCCTCGCGACCTGGCGCCGTCGATGCCGGAGGCACTGGAGGCGGTCATCCTGCGTGGCCTCGCGAAGGATCCGGCACAGCGGCCGCAGTCGATGGACGCGCTATCACGGGCGCTGCGCGAGTCCGCGGTGGCCGGCGCGACGCCGATTGCCGTCCTCGATGCGCCGCCGCCGACGGTGCGTGGCTACCAACTCGGGGCGCCGATCAGCAAGGGACGGCTCGGGAGCCAAATCTACCTGGGCACGCACAAGGCGCTCGGAACGGCAGTCGCCATTCGTGTCCTGCACCGCGCGGACGTCGCCGATTGGGACGCGGCCCGCGATCGTTTCATCCGCGAGGCTCGCGCGATGCAGGTCGTCCATCCCAACGTGATGCACGTGCGCGATTTCGGGGAAGAGTCCGATTACGTGTATGTCGTGACCGATCTCGTGCTCGGCAAGAGCCTGGCACAGCGCCTGGCCGACGACGGCCCACTGCCGTGGCCGGTCCTCGAGCGGTTCACGTCGCAACTGGTCGATGGCGTCGCCGCGTTGCACCGCCGGGGCGCCTTCATCTGCGGCATCACGCCCCTCACGACGCGCCTGACCAGGGAGGACGACGAGGAGCGCCTGCTGGTGTCGTCGGGCGGCGTGAGCCAGGTCGGGGAACTCCTCGGCACGGTCAGCGTCGGCGTGCTCCGCGGCACGGACCTGGGCGAGTCGGAGTTGCCGTTTGTCGCGCCGGAGATCCTGATGGGCGAAGCGCCCACGATCGCCAGCGACCTCTTCACCATCGGCGCGCTGGCCTACATGATGGCAACGGGGTCGCCGCCGTTCCTCGAGCCGACCCTGCCGCAGTTGATGGGCGCCATGCTTCGGCAGCCACCCGAACCCCTGTCCCGCATCCGGCAGGACGTCCCACAGGCCTTCAGCGACGCGATCATGAAGACGCTGTCGCCCATGCCGGGCGAACGTCCCGCCGACGCGCGATCGCTCGCGCTGATGTTGTAG
- a CDS encoding alpha-glucuronidase family glycosyl hydrolase → MDNVTKGRVAAVACLVFVFAAAPARGEDGYDLWLRYRPIVDEARRVEISAHATAIVAPAGGETMRVAVDELQRGLRGLTGHEASRVPAPDRGGAIVLGTPASSPAIAALRLEEALKAVGDEGYVLRSVRVQDRPVTVVAARHDIGVLYGTFHLLRLIQTSASVTSLDVSERPRLNRRLLNHWDNMDGSIERGYAGRSLWNWAALPATVDSRIADYARANASLGINGTVINSVNANARTLQPEYLDKVAAIARVLRPYGIRVYLSANFSAPRTIGGLATADPLDAAVAAWWRAKADEIYARIPDFGGFAVKANSEGQPGPQDYKRTHADGANMLADALASHGGVVMWRAFVYDDSVDPDRVKRAYLEFTRLDGTFRDNVFVQVKNGALDFQPREPFHPLFGAMPKTPLMAELQITQEYLGQSTHAVYLAPMWREFLASDTFAAGPGSTVARVIEGDVHPYADTGIAGVANTGSDRNWTGHGLAQANWHAYGRLAWNPSLSPEGLADEWVRMTWSNEARIVATITDLLLRSRETYVDYTMPLGLHHLIGGDHYAPMPENADPRRADWSAIYYHRASRDGVGVDRSRRGTDAVGQYRSPLRERWADPATTPDALLLWFHRLPWTYRMASGRTLWDEIVSHYTRGAEGAAAFEQAWQSIAGQVDAERHVAVAAKLHQQAIDAAAWRDKCVAYFRQFAQP, encoded by the coding sequence ATGGACAACGTCACCAAGGGCCGCGTGGCGGCAGTTGCGTGTCTGGTCTTCGTCTTCGCGGCGGCACCGGCACGTGGCGAGGACGGCTACGACCTCTGGCTCCGCTATCGGCCCATCGTTGACGAGGCGCGCCGTGTGGAGATCAGCGCGCATGCAACCGCGATCGTCGCCCCCGCTGGTGGCGAGACGATGCGCGTCGCGGTGGACGAACTGCAGCGCGGCCTGCGCGGGCTGACGGGGCACGAGGCATCGCGAGTGCCGGCGCCCGATCGGGGCGGCGCGATCGTGCTCGGCACGCCGGCCTCATCGCCTGCCATCGCGGCGCTCAGGCTCGAGGAGGCGCTGAAGGCCGTCGGCGACGAGGGCTACGTCCTCCGGTCGGTGCGTGTGCAGGATCGACCCGTCACGGTCGTGGCGGCACGACATGACATCGGCGTGCTGTACGGGACGTTCCACCTGCTCCGCCTCATCCAGACGAGTGCGAGCGTGACCAGCCTCGACGTCTCCGAGCGGCCGCGGCTGAATCGACGCCTCCTGAACCACTGGGACAACATGGACGGATCGATCGAGCGCGGCTACGCGGGACGATCGCTCTGGAACTGGGCGGCCTTGCCGGCGACCGTGGACTCGCGCATCGCCGACTACGCGCGGGCAAACGCGTCGCTCGGCATCAACGGCACCGTGATCAACAGCGTCAACGCCAACGCCCGCACCCTGCAACCCGAGTACCTCGACAAGGTGGCGGCGATCGCGAGGGTGCTGCGGCCGTATGGCATCCGCGTCTACCTCTCGGCCAACTTCTCGGCGCCGCGCACGATCGGGGGCCTCGCGACGGCCGACCCGCTCGACGCTGCCGTCGCTGCCTGGTGGCGTGCGAAGGCCGACGAGATCTACGCGCGAATTCCGGACTTCGGCGGCTTCGCGGTCAAGGCCAACAGCGAAGGGCAACCCGGCCCCCAGGACTACAAGCGCACGCATGCCGACGGCGCCAACATGCTTGCCGACGCCCTCGCCTCGCACGGCGGTGTCGTAATGTGGCGAGCATTCGTCTACGACGATTCGGTCGATCCCGATCGCGTGAAGCGCGCGTACCTGGAGTTCACCCGGCTCGACGGGACGTTTCGCGACAACGTCTTCGTCCAGGTGAAGAACGGGGCGCTCGATTTCCAGCCACGTGAACCATTCCATCCGCTGTTCGGCGCCATGCCGAAGACGCCGCTGATGGCCGAACTGCAGATCACGCAGGAGTATCTCGGCCAGTCCACGCACGCCGTGTACCTGGCGCCCATGTGGCGCGAGTTCCTCGCGTCGGACACGTTCGCCGCCGGGCCGGGCTCCACGGTCGCGCGCGTGATCGAGGGCGACGTGCATCCGTATGCCGACACGGGGATCGCCGGCGTGGCCAATACCGGCAGCGACAGGAACTGGACCGGGCACGGTCTCGCGCAGGCCAATTGGCATGCGTACGGCCGGCTGGCGTGGAACCCCTCGCTGTCGCCGGAAGGCCTCGCCGACGAGTGGGTGCGCATGACCTGGTCGAATGAGGCCCGCATCGTCGCGACGATCACCGACCTGTTGCTGCGATCCCGCGAGACGTACGTCGACTACACGATGCCGCTCGGGTTGCACCACCTCATCGGCGGCGATCACTACGCACCGATGCCGGAGAACGCGGATCCACGTCGCGCCGACTGGTCGGCGATCTATTACCACCGCGCCAGTCGCGACGGTGTCGGCGTCGATCGCTCGCGGCGCGGCACGGACGCCGTCGGGCAGTACCGGTCGCCCTTGCGGGAGCGGTGGGCAGATCCGGCGACGACCCCGGACGCGCTGCTCCTGTGGTTCCATCGCCTGCCATGGACTTACCGCATGGCATCGGGTCGCACGCTGTGGGACGAGATCGTTTCGCACTACACGCGCGGCGCAGAGGGCGCCGCTGCGTTCGAGCAGGCGTGGCAGTCCATCGCCGGCCAGGTGGATGCAGAGCGACACGTCGCGGTCGCCGCGAAGTTGCACCAGCAGGCGATCGACGCCGCGGCCTGGCGAGACAAGTGCGTGGCGTACTTCAGGCAGTTCGCGCAACCATGA